From the Salmo trutta chromosome 30, fSalTru1.1, whole genome shotgun sequence genome, one window contains:
- the LOC115168958 gene encoding serine/threonine-protein kinase 38 isoform X1, protein MAMTGQSSCSSMSNHTKERVTMAKVTLENFYSNLIAQHEEREMRQQKLEKVMDQEGLADEEKRIRRSQHARKETEFLRLKRTRLGLEDFESLKVIGRGAFGEVRLVQKKDTGHVYAMKILRKADMLEKEQVGHIRAERDILVEADSLWVVKMFYSFQDKMNLYLIMEFLPGGDMMTLLMKKDTLTEEATQFYIAETVLAIDSIHQLGFIHRDIKPDNLLLDSRGHVKLSDFGLCTGLKRAHRTEFYKNLNHSLPSDFSKQTFNNMNSKRKAETWKRNRRQLAFSTVGTPDYIAPEVFMQNGYNKLCDWWSLGVIMYEMLIGYPPFCSETPQETYRKVMNWQETLTFPPEVPISEKAKDLILRFCCEEEHRIGATGVEDIKGNAFFEGVDYDHIRERPAAIPIEIKSIDDTSNFDEFPDSDILQPTAAPVVSNHSEADLKNKDWVFINYTYKRFEGLTARGAIPSYMKTGKR, encoded by the exons ATGGCAATGACGGGCCAGAGTTCCTGCTCCTCGATGAGTAATCACACCAAGGAACGTGTGACCATGGCCAAGGTGACCCTGGAGAACTTCTACAGCAACCTCATCGCTCaacatgaggagagagagatgag GCAGCAGAAGTTGGAAAAAGTGATGGATCAAGAGGGCTTGGCTGATGAAGAG AAGCGTATCCGGCGCTCCCAGCACGCCAGGAAAGAGACTGAGTTCCTGCGTCTCAAACGAACCCGCCTGGGGCTGGAGGACTTCGAGTCCCTCAAGGTGATTGGCCGAGGAGCTTTCGGAGAG GTGCGTCTGGTGCAGAAGAAGGACACAGGCCACGTGTACGCTATGAAGATCCTCCGCAAGGCCGACATGCTGGAGAAGGAGCag GTGGGCCACATCCGTGCTGAGAGGGACATCCTGGTAGAGGCTGACAGTCTGTGGGTGGTTAAGATGTTCTACAGCTTCCAGGACAAGATGAACCTCTACCTCATCATGGAGTTCCTGCCTGGCG GTGACATGATGACCCTGCTGATGAAGAAGGATACTCTGACAGAGGAGGCCACTCAGTTCTACATCGCTGAGACAGTGCTAGCCATCGACTCCATCCACCAGTTGGGCTTCATTCACAGAGACATCAAACCTGACAACCTGCTACTGGACTCCAGA GGCCATGTGAAGCTGTCTGACTTTGGTCTATGCACAGGTCTGAAGAGGGCGCATCGTACCGAGTTCTACAAGAACCTGAACCATAGCCTCCCCAGTGACTTCAGTAAGCAAA CATTCAATAACATGAACTCAAAGAGGAAAGCAGAGACATGGAAGAGGAACCGGAGACAGCTG GCCTTTTCTACTGTGGGCACCCCTGACTACATCGCCCCTGAAGTCTTCATGCAGAACGGATACAACAAGCTCTGTGATTGGTGGAGCCTTGGAGTCATCATGTATGAGATGCTGATAG GCTATCCCCCGTTCTGCTCAGAGACCCCCCAGGAGACCTACAGGAAGGTGATGAACTGGCAAGAAACACTGACTTTTCCCCCTGAAGTGCCCATTTCGGAGAAAGCTAAGGACCTCATCCTCAGGTTCTGCTGTGAGGAGGAGCACAGGATCGGAGCCACTGGGGTGGAGGACATTAAGGGCAACGCCTTCTTCGAGGGGGTGGACTACGACCACATCAG AGAGCGACCCGCTGCCATTCCCATTGAGATCAAAAGCATCGACGACACGTCCAACTTTGACGAGTTCCCAGACTCTGATATCCTCCAGCCGACAg CTGCCCCCGTGGTGTCTAACCATTCTGAGGCAGACCTCAAGAACAAGGACTGGGTCTTCATCAACTACACCTACAAGCGCTTTGAAGGCCTCACAGCCCGAGGGGCTATCCCCTCCTACATGAAGACGGGGAAGAGATGA
- the LOC115168958 gene encoding serine/threonine-protein kinase 38 isoform X2 — protein sequence MAMTGQSSCSSMSNHTKERVTMAKVTLENFYSNLIAQHEEREMRQQKLEKVMDQEGLADEEKRIRRSQHARKETEFLRLKRTRLGLEDFESLKVIGRGAFGEVRLVQKKDTGHVYAMKILRKADMLEKEQVGHIRAERDILVEADSLWVVKMFYSFQDKMNLYLIMEFLPGGDMMTLLMKKDTLTEEATQFYIAETVLAIDSIHQLGFIHRDIKPDNLLLDSRGHVKLSDFGLCTGLKRAHRTEFYKNLNHSLPSDFTFNNMNSKRKAETWKRNRRQLAFSTVGTPDYIAPEVFMQNGYNKLCDWWSLGVIMYEMLIGYPPFCSETPQETYRKVMNWQETLTFPPEVPISEKAKDLILRFCCEEEHRIGATGVEDIKGNAFFEGVDYDHIRERPAAIPIEIKSIDDTSNFDEFPDSDILQPTAAPVVSNHSEADLKNKDWVFINYTYKRFEGLTARGAIPSYMKTGKR from the exons ATGGCAATGACGGGCCAGAGTTCCTGCTCCTCGATGAGTAATCACACCAAGGAACGTGTGACCATGGCCAAGGTGACCCTGGAGAACTTCTACAGCAACCTCATCGCTCaacatgaggagagagagatgag GCAGCAGAAGTTGGAAAAAGTGATGGATCAAGAGGGCTTGGCTGATGAAGAG AAGCGTATCCGGCGCTCCCAGCACGCCAGGAAAGAGACTGAGTTCCTGCGTCTCAAACGAACCCGCCTGGGGCTGGAGGACTTCGAGTCCCTCAAGGTGATTGGCCGAGGAGCTTTCGGAGAG GTGCGTCTGGTGCAGAAGAAGGACACAGGCCACGTGTACGCTATGAAGATCCTCCGCAAGGCCGACATGCTGGAGAAGGAGCag GTGGGCCACATCCGTGCTGAGAGGGACATCCTGGTAGAGGCTGACAGTCTGTGGGTGGTTAAGATGTTCTACAGCTTCCAGGACAAGATGAACCTCTACCTCATCATGGAGTTCCTGCCTGGCG GTGACATGATGACCCTGCTGATGAAGAAGGATACTCTGACAGAGGAGGCCACTCAGTTCTACATCGCTGAGACAGTGCTAGCCATCGACTCCATCCACCAGTTGGGCTTCATTCACAGAGACATCAAACCTGACAACCTGCTACTGGACTCCAGA GGCCATGTGAAGCTGTCTGACTTTGGTCTATGCACAGGTCTGAAGAGGGCGCATCGTACCGAGTTCTACAAGAACCTGAACCATAGCCTCCCCAGTGACTTCA CATTCAATAACATGAACTCAAAGAGGAAAGCAGAGACATGGAAGAGGAACCGGAGACAGCTG GCCTTTTCTACTGTGGGCACCCCTGACTACATCGCCCCTGAAGTCTTCATGCAGAACGGATACAACAAGCTCTGTGATTGGTGGAGCCTTGGAGTCATCATGTATGAGATGCTGATAG GCTATCCCCCGTTCTGCTCAGAGACCCCCCAGGAGACCTACAGGAAGGTGATGAACTGGCAAGAAACACTGACTTTTCCCCCTGAAGTGCCCATTTCGGAGAAAGCTAAGGACCTCATCCTCAGGTTCTGCTGTGAGGAGGAGCACAGGATCGGAGCCACTGGGGTGGAGGACATTAAGGGCAACGCCTTCTTCGAGGGGGTGGACTACGACCACATCAG AGAGCGACCCGCTGCCATTCCCATTGAGATCAAAAGCATCGACGACACGTCCAACTTTGACGAGTTCCCAGACTCTGATATCCTCCAGCCGACAg CTGCCCCCGTGGTGTCTAACCATTCTGAGGCAGACCTCAAGAACAAGGACTGGGTCTTCATCAACTACACCTACAAGCGCTTTGAAGGCCTCACAGCCCGAGGGGCTATCCCCTCCTACATGAAGACGGGGAAGAGATGA